atataataaaattctcTGTGCAAATAATACAGATGAGAAGTATGTTAACACCCCTTGGATTTATAAGTTTGTCAATTTTTTGCTTCATTTGTTAGAGCTCATTGAAACGATGTACATAGAAAgaagtctgcacatttcatACTATGACTGGTTACTGATCAGTTGAAAAGCTAGTCGACAATTTCTTCTTCCTTTTCTGATCTCAGCACATAACTAGGAAATGCAGTTGTCAAGTCCCTGAAATGGAAAAGCACACACTCTCTTAGCTGCACTGACCCGACTCTGAAAAATTTATGAATCTAGACTCTAGAGCTACGTGATTTTTGACAACACTGGATTTTTCATGGAAGAAGTTGAACTTTACAAGGGCGTTCCATGTTTTGAAACTTAAATCGAGAGGTTTTCGAGATTTGATATTGGTTTTCCATGGAAGAAGATGTGATTTGATTATGTTCATTGAATAATGATGGTTGAGATCAAGAATTACTTCAAGTAAGGAATTGTCTCGTTCTTTAACAATGATGGTTTCCGACCAACGAAGTCTTTCCACTCTTCTAAGTCTATCTTGCCATCTCTTTCTGAATCTTCTTCCTCAAATGTCTGCACAAAATATAGCACGTTTTAACTTTGTTTATTTGCATTCCACACCCCCATCCCCAGTAAAATATCCAAAAAAGACCTTACATAAATAACATAAAAGAACAATATTTGACAGGTTACATGCCTTATCTATCATGTCTTCAATAATGTCATCAGATAGGATCAAGTTTGTCTCAGTAAGCAATTCTGTGATCATCTTCTTTATCCCTTCTTTTTGGATGAAGCCAGTCTTCCCGATGTCGTGTATCTTAAATGCGACTGTAATATCAGCAACAAAAAAAAACGTTTCTTTAAATCGTGCCATGCTCATATGCATCCATTTTAGTGCAATAAAATTGAACTAGGAAAGGTACTATTGAGTCCATACAAATGGCTCTCTCTTCTTGAGGAGTACTGGGATGGAATATGCTCAATGATCTGATGAACTCCCCGGAATCTATCACGCCGTCGTGTTTCGAGTTTAACATCTATTGAACCAGGAACAACACGGGAGCACGTCTTCAAACAACATAGAATTAGCAACAACTTTCTATATTTCATTTTCTACATATTGAAAAACAACTTTACATGCTACAATATActcttaatatatatattgtttttttttacatttttagtCATTTTCCAACGTGGAGCTAATACGACATAAATATAATGTTGATGTGTGTAGTTCAACATCAACACTCTCAATGAAAATTGACTAAAaagaccaaaaataaaaaaatatatgactaaaactgaaatttctttTGCAAAATGAAAAAATAGCTATAGATGTTAAATTAGTTCACTTTCGTTTtttcttaatatatatatatgagaaaaTTAGCTAGTGCTGAATTAAATTCgtcataatatatttatatgacgttttttttttttaattatatatggatTATATTTATcgagaattaattaaaattcgaGCATGTATTTTCATTTGCCAAATAAAATGGTAATAAAATGACTGTCGTTTCATTTATCGCTTCCAACTGTTACTGGACAAACCCTCTGAGCTCGATTCCCCACAACCCTAACCCTCGAAAATGAACGAGGAAACACAAAAGTTAATCGAAGAAACGGTTTTGGAAATCCTGAACAATTCAAACATGGACGAAATGACCGAGTACAAAGTCCGAAAATCCGCATCAGAGAAGCTGGAAATGGACCTTTCGGAACCCAGCAGGAAGAAATTCGTCAGGCAGGTTGTGGAGTCATACCTCCGAGAACAGCAGGCCAAGGCTGAGCAACTGGAGGAGCAggcggaggaggaggaggaggaggaagaaGATAACAGTAAAAAAAGAGGTGATAGAGAGTATGATGATGAAGGTGGCCTAGTAATGTGCCGCGTGAGTCTTTTTTTTATACGAAGAAATTCTCTGTTTATATCAAGtcttgaattttatatttattagtttttatcaattaattgaAGGGAGTTTCTTGAATTGAGGATTTGCATAATTCTTCCCTGTTCACTCGTATGCGTTAGAGCTATTTATGCTTCATCTGATTATGCGATATATGTAGGTCTTTTTAGCACCTGTTTATTGGTTTTGActgatttataattttaatttgtgaTGGTGAAGAGCTGAGTCAAGAGGGGACCAGATGAGCTAGTTTATGTGTTATGTGGTTAAAACTTGTCATTTTTAGAAACATTATCATCCCTGAAATATGGAATAATTTTGTCCATGCGGGTAAAACCACTTTGCTGCTCATGGTGTTTTTGATAATCTCCTTTGTTTTTCTTTAGTTTTAGGGTTTCAGACAATATGAAAATGTTGATGGTCAATGAGTAGTGGTGGTGGGAGTTGGCTGCAAGCTCATGGATTTTAAGGATCAGATGGATTCAATTTAGCATAATTTGATCGGAGCCTTCACAAACGATGTACTTTATACATCAAATTGATCCTGATAACAATGAGGAGATGAATTCCTTGTGGACTTTCTACGGGGATTCATTTGGTCAAGGGATTCCATGTACATGATAAGCTAGCCCggtaaaattttgttttactaGCTGTTAGGTCGATCTTAGAATTATGTTTTTCATCAACTTTAGAGTTAAGTAATTGCCACTTATGCAACCTAGGGTGGTTCCATGCAATTGAAGGATGTTATGTAGTTGTGCAAAACTTGTTCTTCTTCCTAGACTTTCAAAGCACGTTCATACAAATACCATTTGTTTGTTTTAGATTGGTTTTCTTGAAGCTcacaataaatttgtttttcttttttcaaagaACTTCCTCTATACTTCTATTTTCAGTTTTATTCATATGATCTTTGAAACGCGTGTGTTGCAGAATATATAGTCATCATAAATTTATCTTTTTgtaatattcttaaattttgtGATATTTGTTCATTTTTTAGTTACTTTGGTCCTTGAACTTTTCgtttaagtaaattttttttttatctctagTTGTCGAAGAGTAGAAGGGTAACTATATCTGAATTTAGAGGGAGGACTTTGGTATCAATTAGGGAGTATTACAACAAAGGTGGCAAAGAGCTTCCATCAGCTAAAGGTACTTATTTCTCGTGGATGTTTTACTACTGAAGCTTATGAGTTACTTGCATGTGAAAATCGTTTCTTTGTCCATGCTGTGttgatttttttccttatttttacCTCCCCGTAATATGCAACTAAATCTACCATAGAGATGTCTGATATGGGATCAAAAAGATGAAATTTAATTGTTGAAATAATATTCTCCCGTCTGCATCTTGTGTATTGGCAGTATCATT
The DNA window shown above is from Primulina huaijiensis isolate GDHJ02 chromosome 12, ASM1229523v2, whole genome shotgun sequence and carries:
- the LOC140990126 gene encoding calcineurin B-like protein 4, with the protein product MLNSKHDGVIDSGEFIRSLSIFHPSTPQEERAIFAFKIHDIGKTGFIQKEGIKKMITELLTETNLILSDDIIEDMIDKTFEEEDSERDGKIDLEEWKDFVGRKPSLLKNETIPYLKDLTTAFPSYVLRSEKEEEIVD
- the LOC140989357 gene encoding RNA polymerase II transcriptional coactivator KELP-like yields the protein MNEETQKLIEETVLEILNNSNMDEMTEYKVRKSASEKLEMDLSEPSRKKFVRQVVESYLREQQAKAEQLEEQAEEEEEEEEDNSKKRGDREYDDEGGLVMCRLSKSRRVTISEFRGRTLVSIREYYNKGGKELPSAKGISLTAEQWASFKKNVPDIEKAIKKMQSM